In Niveispirillum cyanobacteriorum, the following proteins share a genomic window:
- the tnpA gene encoding IS66-like element accessory protein TnpA, which produces MANVMAYQRLEVLTGTERRRKWSDAEKARLVEAAFRPGIVVKEVARRFGVHESLLYRWRRQLGASVSTVDSPVPVFAPVQLAPVDEPMAVPVVEATIPAPSPPAALVAEISVLLPGGVEVRLRGSVDLALAKAVIRAAGDAG; this is translated from the coding sequence GTGGCAAACGTGATGGCTTATCAGCGGCTGGAAGTTCTGACGGGCACCGAGCGGCGTCGAAAGTGGTCGGACGCGGAGAAGGCCCGGCTGGTGGAGGCGGCGTTCAGGCCCGGCATTGTGGTCAAGGAGGTTGCCCGGCGGTTCGGGGTCCACGAGAGCCTGCTATACCGGTGGCGTCGGCAATTGGGCGCATCGGTTTCGACGGTCGACAGTCCGGTTCCGGTGTTCGCGCCGGTCCAGCTTGCGCCTGTGGATGAGCCGATGGCCGTGCCGGTCGTGGAGGCGACGATACCAGCCCCCAGCCCACCCGCAGCATTGGTCGCGGAGATCTCGGTGCTTCTGCCCGGCGGGGTCGAGGTGCGGCTGCGGGGGTCGGTGGATCTGGCGCTGGCCAAGGCGGTGATCCGGGCAGCCGGAGATGCTGGATGA
- the tnpB gene encoding IS66 family insertion sequence element accessory protein TnpB (TnpB, as the term is used for proteins encoded by IS66 family insertion elements, is considered an accessory protein, since TnpC, encoded by a neighboring gene, is a DDE family transposase.) has product MIPIPPGVHVWLATGRTDMRKGFDSLARQVQEVLGRDPHGGHLFVFRGRRGDLVKVIWHDGQGACLFTKRLERGRFIWPSVVDGAVTLSPAQLGYLLEGIDWRLPQHTARPERAG; this is encoded by the coding sequence ATGATCCCGATCCCGCCGGGGGTGCATGTGTGGCTGGCGACGGGCCGGACGGACATGCGCAAGGGTTTCGACAGCCTTGCCCGACAGGTCCAGGAGGTTCTGGGGCGCGATCCCCATGGCGGTCACCTGTTCGTCTTTCGCGGTCGCCGCGGCGACCTGGTGAAGGTCATCTGGCATGACGGCCAGGGGGCTTGTCTGTTCACCAAGCGCCTGGAGCGCGGCCGGTTCATCTGGCCGTCGGTGGTGGACGGGGCGGTGACGCTGAGCCCGGCCCAGTTGGGCTATCTGTTGGAAGGGATCGACTGGCGGCTGCCGCAACACACGGCCCGGCCCGAACGGGCGGGCTGA
- the tnpC gene encoding IS66 family transposase (programmed frameshift), producing MSSPNPPALAANTLPADLAAAHALILALQGELATARQQAGERAIEIERLRLALAKARRELYGQSSERGRLLVEQLELQLEELEETSAEKEVAGELSTPAPTLAGTPRKPARRPLPEALPRERIVHPGPCVCERCGGDALRKIGEDVLESLECEPRRWKVVQHVREKFACRSCEAVSQTPAPSHPIRRGRAGPNLLAMVLAGKYAQHLPLHRQSAAYAREGVDLDVSTLADWVGAAAATLAPLVAAIRSHVLAADRLHGDDTPVPVLAKGKAATGRLWVYVRDDRPFGGSDPPAALYHYARTRAGEHPQRHLAGWAGIFQADAYSGYAGLYDPARKPGPLLEAGCWSHVRRRFFDLAKDGKSPLAAEAVKRIDALFAIERTINGRAIAERAETRQEKSRPLIDDLEQCLRHARASLSPKSDPAKAMDYALKRWGAMTRFLEDGRICLSNNAAERALRGIAVGRRNWTFCGSDAGGNRAAAIYTLIETAKLNDVDPQAWLADTLARIHDHPAKAIADLLPWNWKANA from the exons ATGTCCAGCCCCAATCCTCCTGCCCTCGCTGCCAACACCCTGCCCGCCGACCTGGCGGCGGCCCATGCGCTGATCCTGGCGTTGCAGGGGGAATTGGCC ACGGCGCGCCAACAGGCCGGCGAACGGGCGATCGAGATTGAACGGCTGCGTCTGGCCCTGGCCAAGGCCCGGCGGGAGCTTTACGGCCAATCCTCGGAGCGGGGCCGGCTGCTGGTGGAGCAGTTGGAACTGCAACTGGAGGAGTTGGAGGAGACCAGCGCCGAGAAAGAGGTGGCCGGCGAACTCAGCACGCCCGCCCCCACCCTTGCCGGCACGCCGCGCAAGCCGGCCCGGCGGCCGCTGCCAGAGGCGCTGCCACGGGAGCGGATCGTGCATCCGGGGCCTTGTGTCTGCGAGCGCTGCGGCGGCGATGCCTTGCGTAAGATCGGCGAGGACGTGCTGGAAAGCCTGGAATGCGAACCCCGCCGCTGGAAGGTGGTGCAGCATGTGCGGGAGAAGTTCGCCTGCCGGTCCTGCGAGGCGGTGAGCCAGACGCCGGCGCCCTCCCATCCGATCCGGCGTGGCCGGGCCGGGCCGAACCTGCTGGCCATGGTGCTGGCCGGGAAATATGCCCAACATCTGCCGCTGCACCGGCAGAGTGCCGCCTATGCCCGGGAAGGGGTCGACCTGGACGTTTCCACTCTGGCCGACTGGGTCGGCGCGGCGGCGGCAACCCTGGCCCCGCTGGTGGCGGCGATACGCTCCCACGTTCTGGCGGCTGATCGTCTCCATGGCGATGACACGCCGGTGCCGGTTCTGGCTAAGGGCAAGGCCGCCACCGGCCGACTATGGGTCTATGTGCGGGATGATCGACCGTTCGGCGGTAGCGATCCTCCCGCCGCCCTCTACCATTATGCCCGCACCCGTGCCGGCGAGCATCCGCAGCGCCACCTTGCCGGCTGGGCCGGAATATTCCAGGCCGACGCCTATAGCGGCTATGCCGGCCTCTACGACCCCGCCCGCAAGCCCGGTCCCCTCCTGGAGGCCGGATGTTGGAGCCATGTCCGCCGCCGGTTCTTTGATCTGGCCAAGGATGGAAAGTCACCCCTTGCAGCCGAGGCCGTGAAGCGCATCGACGCGTTGTTCGCCATCGAGCGCACCATCAACGGTCGCGCCATCGCGGAACGTGCCGAAACCCGCCAGGAGAAAAGCCGTCCCCTGATCGACGATCTGGAGCAATGTCTGCGCCACGCCCGTGCCAGTCTGTCGCCCAAGTCGGATCCTGCCAAGGCCATGGATTATGCCTTGAAACGTTGGGGCGCCATGACCCGGTTCCTGGAGGATGGGCGCATCTGCCTGTCGAACAATGCCGCCGAACGCGCCCTGCGCGGCATCGCCGTCGGACGCCGGAATTGGACCTTCTGCGGCTCCGATGCCGGCGGCAACAGGGCTGCCGCCATATACACCCTCATCGAGACCGCAAAGCTCAACGACGTCGATCCCCAAGCCTGGCTCGCCGACACCCTCGCCCGCATCCACGACCATCCCGCAAAGGCCATCGCCGACCTATTGCCATGGAACTGGAAGGCAAATGCCTGA